One Dysidea avara chromosome 7, odDysAvar1.4, whole genome shotgun sequence genomic region harbors:
- the LOC136261989 gene encoding putative mediator of RNA polymerase II transcription subunit 26 isoform X2: MNPYNYTGGAPPTSGWPSGNNPNMFPQSHQCGTSGPTPYMPQGSSSSGGGFYQYQGQAGSQSPATSRYQFQQSVQQQMYPQGQQPYQQPYQGQQFYQQPYQQQQQQQHYQQQQQQPYQQQQQQQPYQQQQPYQQQQPYQQQQQAYQQPQTHQQGYQQSLQPSQQPPPAQQVDPAVLKKQQEKLARDAQKKKEFEEQKLKLRSMVVGAPAVNPVETLFGRPSPPSIRKQLSEEQVKQQQVKVEQVPSTATQQQEEVKVDGSNTQQQQLKQQQQQQPKQQQPLLAKAASVDQLLSESLNTLDLTKKGSPKSQRFKQSSFHAHKSHTTNQQSTFAASSKARNWSNTDELSGVFSEADEFTEFEAAPLEVANQPVFSQPQEYQYQQQPIVQPSQSSGAEFGIFQSTTTHQQPLVATSTNSATASYNQPVFSQPQGYQYQQQRLVQPGQSSDPEFGMFQSTTTHQQLLAATTTSATFYSQPLHNLPLTNTTTYANTQLVSSQLLSVVEQQSSADDEFGTFQSNNDHKVLSTNVRSSQSTPQANNRDSFGEFETFQSATNEPVMASSTQQLVSTVLTSTVMPYWKRSFHYIPSLYHDVFVLCETGDSQFLDTKRLFPVLCSSGLQRSLLRDIWSTVNKVQPGKLTREELYQALGLIGLVQSGVPNPSLEELNTISDPPIPKLVLMADQQWQNSAQPQPEESQMSGFSAAVAVDTAAGSDSSDKYDVFKNFSSDTSQATLISSGTGPPVGLTDMTVTTTATTTNQDQAGSGSGDKYGVFKSLSTDNSQSTLIPSETGPSVGLLPNTAITNMMTTTQGGGGDSGDKYDVFKNFSSSNTSQGNLITNEAGPPIVAGPTTMWSSSITSNMSTITTTSQAIVSDPGSAYDTFQAFSGASQATFAPSKSSNIQEPSSFSAVNADEMKSTMTSLYTQPATQPATETTFEFGDFQGSSTTSAKNTNTTTTWPTSSATFSEDDNWASFESAFPPTKPPATSVAPTAFTQNYTSAENSTTTITTTAAAVNSSGPGQFAVFDEMIIPPTVDSSKVDHTIGADDGDKYAAFASLVTTTTHSGEDNDEFGNFEGSQPIATSNSDVVKVQYFTTQVEIFEKCLQACDDILSNTAGVLTQVKELSVLKELFSCTQGKEKAQGYFEIYKLAKRVASTAAKLDGEIFTNIKKSWKKIVQTFPPGLLTKLSAGGSSPSVKSRMAHQDQQCSICLFGSKVSISGDAVYYRDLVTEGETSYHVVCANMWSHLVDGKLPLVMKHE, from the exons ATGAATCCCTACAATTATACT GGAGGAGCACCTCCAACCTCAGGTTGGCCAAGTGGTAATAATCCTAACATGTTCCCACAATCTCATCAATGTGGGACTAGTGGGCCTACTCCATACATGCCACAAGGAAGCAGTAGCAGTGGTGGTGGGTTCTACCAGTATCAGGGACAAGCTGGGTCACAATCACCTGCCACAAGTCGCTATCAGTTTCAACAGTCAGTCCAGCAGCAAATGTACCCACAAGGCCAGCAGCCCTATCAACAGCCATATCAAGGGCAACAATTCTACCAGCAGCCTtatcaacagcagcagcaacaacaacattatcaacagcagcagcagcaaccttatcaacagcagcaacaacaacaaccttATCAACAACAACAACCTTATCAACAACAACAACCTTATCAACAACAGCAGCAAGCGTATCAACAACCACAGACTCATCAACAAGGTTATCAGCAGTCATTACAACCTTCACAGCAACCACCACCGGCTCAGCAGGTTGATCCTGCTGTGTTGAAGAAACAACAGGAAAAACTGGCTCGAGATgcacaaaagaaaaaagaatTTGAGGAGCAGAAACTAAAGCTACGGTCAATGGTTGTGGGTGCACCTGCTGTTAACCCAGTAGAGACATTGTTTGGTAGACCTTCTCCTCCATCTATAAGAAAACAATTAAGTGAAGAGCAAGTGAAGCAGCAACAAGTTAAAG TTGAACAAGTGCCATCAACTGCCACTCAACAGCAGGAGGAAGTGAAGGTTGACGGTTCTAACACTCAGCAGCAACAActaaaacaacaacagcagcaacaaccAAAACAACAACAGCCATTGTTAGCAAAAG caGCGTCAGTTGACCAGCTATTGTCAGAGTCTCTTAACACACTGGACCTAACTAAGAAAGGTTCTCCCAAGTCACAAAGATTCAAGCAATCTTCATTTCATGCTCACAAGTCTCATACTACCAACCAGCAGTCAACATTTGCAGCATCCTCTAAGGCAAGAAACTGGTCAAACACTGATGAGCTCTCTGGGGTCTTTTCTGAAGCTGATGAATTTACTGAATTTGAAGCTGCACCACTAGAAG TAGCCAACCAGCCAGTGTTCAGTCAGCCCCAAGAATACCAGTATCAACAACAGCCCATTGTTCAACCAAGTCAATCGAGTGGTGCTGAGTTTGGAATATTTCAGTCAACTACAACTCACCAGCAACCTTTAGTGGCCACCAGCACAAACAGTGCTACTGCTAGCTACAACCAACCAGTGTTTAGTCAGCCCCAAGGATACCAGTATCAACAACAACGCCTCGTTCAACCAGGTCAATCAAGTGACCCAGAGTTTGGAATGTTTCAGTCAACCACAACTCACCAGCAACTTTTAGCAGCCACCACCACTAGCGCTACTTTCTACAGCCAGCCATTGCACAACTTGCCACTAACTAATACTACAACTTATGCCAATACCCAGCTTGTCAGCAGTCAGTTATTGTCAGTGGTTGAACAGCAATCATCTGCTGATGATGAATTTGGAACGTTCCAGTCTAACAATGACCATAAAGTGTTGTCCACTAATGTTAGGAGTAGTCAGTCTACTCCACAAGCTAATAACCGTGATTCCTTTGGAGAGTTTGAGACATTTCAGTCTGCCACTAATGAACCCGTAATGGCCAGTAGTACTCAGCAACTAGTGTCCACTGTGTTAACATCTACTGTTATGCCTTACTGGAAGCGTAGCTTTCATTATATCCCCAGTCTTTACCATGATGTGTTTGTACTTTGTGAAACAGGAGATAGCCAGTTCTTGGATACCAAGCGTCTCTTCCCTGTTCTGTGTTCCAGTGGTCTACAGCGCTCATTATTAAGGGATATATGGTCTACTGTTAATAAGGTACAACCAGGGAAACTGACAAGAGAAGAACTCTATCAGGCTTTAGGCCTCATTGGATTAGTGCAG AGTGGAGTGCCTAATCCATCACTAGAAGAGTTGAACACAATTTCTGATCCACCGATTCCTAAACTTGTTTTGATGGCTGATCAACAATGG CAGAACAGTGCCCAACCTCAGCCCGAAGAGAGCCAAATGTCAGGCTTCAGTGCTGCTGTTGCCGTGGATACTGCAG CTGGTAGTGATTCTAGTGATAAGTATGATGTGTTTAAGAACTTTTCATCAGACACTTCTCAGGCTACCCTCATTTCTAGTGGGACTGGACCACCAGTTG GTCTTACTGACATGACCgtcactactactgctactactactaaccAAGATCAAG CTGGTAGTGGTTCTGGTGACAAGTATGGTGTGTTTAAAAGCTTGTCAACTGATAATTCTCAGAGTACTCTCATTCCAAGTGAAACTGGTCCATCAGTGG GTCTTCTTCCTAATACAGCCATCACCAATATGATGACCACTACTCAAGGT GGTGGTGGTGATTCTGGTGACAAGTATGACGTATTTAAGAACTTTTCATCATCAAACACTTCTCAGGGTAATCTTATTACTAATGAGGCTGGCCCACCAATAG TTGCAGGTCCTACCACTATGTGGTCCTCAAGTATCACAAGTAACATGAGTACTATCACTACGACTAGCCAAG CAATTGTCAGTGATCCTGGCAGTGCGTATGATACATTTCAGGCATTTTCTGGAGCTTCTCAAGCTACGTTTGCTCCCAGCAAGAGTAGTAATATACAAG AGCCAAGCAGCTTTTCTGCTGTCAATGCTGATGAGATGAAATCTACAATGACATCACTCTACACACAGCCAGCCACCCAACCTGCTACTGAAACTACCTTTGAATTTGGTGATTTCCAGGGCTCCTCTACTACAAGTGCTAAAAATACCAACACTACTACAACATGGCCAACTTCAAGTGCCACATTCAGCGAAGATGACAACTGGGCATCATTTGAAAGTGCTTTCCCTCCTACTAAACCCCCAGCTACATCAGTTGCACCAACTGCTTTTACCCAGAACTACACAAGTGCAGAGAACAGTACCACCACTATTACTACTACTGCAGCTGCTGTTAATTCCAGTGGTCCAGGGCAGTTTGCTGTATTTGATGAAATGATAATTCCTCCCACAGTAGACTCCAGTAAGGTGGACCATACCATTGGTGCTGATGATGGGGACAAATATGCTGCCTTTGCCTCACTAGTCACCACCACAACACACAGTGGAGAGGATAACGATGAGTTTGGTAACTTTGAAGGAAGTCAGCCAATAGCTACCAGTAATTCTGATGTTGTTAAAGTACAATACTTTACTACTCAA GTTGAAATATTTGAGAAGTGTTTACAAGCTTGTGACGACATCCTCAGCAATACTGCAGGAGTATTGACACAAGTTAAAGAACTCAGTGTTTTAAAGGAACTGTTCAGTTGTACACAAGGAAAAGAAAAAGCACAAG GTTACTTTGAGATCTACAAGCTTGCCAAGCGAGTAGCCTCCACAG CTGCTAAGTTGGATGGTGAGATATTTACTAACATCAAGAAGTCATGGAAAAAGATTGTACAAACATTTCCTCCTGGACTGTTG ACTAAACTATCAGCTGGTGGTAGCAGTCCTAGCGTCAAGTCACGTATGGCACACCAAGACCAGCAGTGTTCCATTTGTCTGTTTGGCAGCAAAGTATCAATTTCAGGTGATGCAGTGTATTACAGGGACCTGGTGACTGAAGGAGAGACATCTTACCACGTTGTGTGTGCTAACATGTGGTCTCATTTGGTAGATGGGAAACTGCCACTTGTTATGAAACATGAGTAA
- the LOC136261989 gene encoding putative mediator of RNA polymerase II transcription subunit 26 isoform X7 — translation MNPYNYTGGAPPTSGWPSGNNPNMFPQSHQCGTSGPTPYMPQGSSSSGGGFYQYQGQAGSQSPATSRYQFQQSVQQQMYPQGQQPYQQPYQGQQFYQQPYQQQQQQQHYQQQQQQPYQQQQQQQPYQQQQPYQQQQPYQQQQQAYQQPQTHQQGYQQSLQPSQQPPPAQQVDPAVLKKQQEKLARDAQKKKEFEEQKLKLRSMVVGAPAVNPVETLFGRPSPPSIRKQLSEEQVKQQQVKVEQVPSTATQQQEEVKVDGSNTQQQQLKQQQQQQPKQQQPLLAKAASVDQLLSESLNTLDLTKKGSPKSQRFKQSSFHAHKSHTTNQQSTFAASSKARNWSNTDELSGVFSEADEFTEFEAAPLEVANQPVFSQPQEYQYQQQPIVQPSQSSGAEFGIFQSTTTHQQPLVATSTNSATASYNQPVFSQPQGYQYQQQRLVQPGQSSDPEFGMFQSTTTHQQLLAATTTSATFYSQPLHNLPLTNTTTYANTQLVSSQLLSVVEQQSSADDEFGTFQSNNDHKVLSTNVRSSQSTPQANNRDSFGEFETFQSATNEPVMASSTQQLVSTVLTSTVMPYWKRSFHYIPSLYHDVFVLCETGDSQFLDTKRLFPVLCSSGLQRSLLRDIWSTVNKVQPGKLTREELYQALGLIGLVQSGVPNPSLEELNTISDPPIPKLVLMADQQWQNSAQPQPEESQMSGFSAAVAVDTAAAGSDSSDKYDVFKNFSSDTSQATLISSGTGPPVGLTDMTVTTTATTTNQDQAGSGSGDKYGVFKSLSTDNSQSTLIPSETGPSVGLLPNTAITNMMTTTQGGGDSGDKYDVFKNFSSSNTSQGNLITNEAGPPIGPTTMWSSSITSNMSTITTTSQAIVSDPGSAYDTFQAFSGASQATFAPSKSSNIQEPSSFSAVNADEMKSTMTSLYTQPATQPATETTFEFGDFQGSSTTSAKNTNTTTTWPTSSATFSEDDNWASFESAFPPTKPPATSVAPTAFTQNYTSAENSTTTITTTAAAVNSSGPGQFAVFDEMIIPPTVDSSKVDHTIGADDGDKYAAFASLVTTTTHSGEDNDEFGNFEGSQPIATSNSDVVKVQYFTTQVEIFEKCLQACDDILSNTAGVLTQVKELSVLKELFSCTQGKEKAQGYFEIYKLAKRVASTAAKLDGEIFTNIKKSWKKIVQTFPPGLLTKLSAGGSSPSVKSRMAHQDQQCSICLFGSKVSISGDAVYYRDLVTEGETSYHVVCANMWSHLVDGKLPLVMKHE, via the exons ATGAATCCCTACAATTATACT GGAGGAGCACCTCCAACCTCAGGTTGGCCAAGTGGTAATAATCCTAACATGTTCCCACAATCTCATCAATGTGGGACTAGTGGGCCTACTCCATACATGCCACAAGGAAGCAGTAGCAGTGGTGGTGGGTTCTACCAGTATCAGGGACAAGCTGGGTCACAATCACCTGCCACAAGTCGCTATCAGTTTCAACAGTCAGTCCAGCAGCAAATGTACCCACAAGGCCAGCAGCCCTATCAACAGCCATATCAAGGGCAACAATTCTACCAGCAGCCTtatcaacagcagcagcaacaacaacattatcaacagcagcagcagcaaccttatcaacagcagcaacaacaacaaccttATCAACAACAACAACCTTATCAACAACAACAACCTTATCAACAACAGCAGCAAGCGTATCAACAACCACAGACTCATCAACAAGGTTATCAGCAGTCATTACAACCTTCACAGCAACCACCACCGGCTCAGCAGGTTGATCCTGCTGTGTTGAAGAAACAACAGGAAAAACTGGCTCGAGATgcacaaaagaaaaaagaatTTGAGGAGCAGAAACTAAAGCTACGGTCAATGGTTGTGGGTGCACCTGCTGTTAACCCAGTAGAGACATTGTTTGGTAGACCTTCTCCTCCATCTATAAGAAAACAATTAAGTGAAGAGCAAGTGAAGCAGCAACAAGTTAAAG TTGAACAAGTGCCATCAACTGCCACTCAACAGCAGGAGGAAGTGAAGGTTGACGGTTCTAACACTCAGCAGCAACAActaaaacaacaacagcagcaacaaccAAAACAACAACAGCCATTGTTAGCAAAAG caGCGTCAGTTGACCAGCTATTGTCAGAGTCTCTTAACACACTGGACCTAACTAAGAAAGGTTCTCCCAAGTCACAAAGATTCAAGCAATCTTCATTTCATGCTCACAAGTCTCATACTACCAACCAGCAGTCAACATTTGCAGCATCCTCTAAGGCAAGAAACTGGTCAAACACTGATGAGCTCTCTGGGGTCTTTTCTGAAGCTGATGAATTTACTGAATTTGAAGCTGCACCACTAGAAG TAGCCAACCAGCCAGTGTTCAGTCAGCCCCAAGAATACCAGTATCAACAACAGCCCATTGTTCAACCAAGTCAATCGAGTGGTGCTGAGTTTGGAATATTTCAGTCAACTACAACTCACCAGCAACCTTTAGTGGCCACCAGCACAAACAGTGCTACTGCTAGCTACAACCAACCAGTGTTTAGTCAGCCCCAAGGATACCAGTATCAACAACAACGCCTCGTTCAACCAGGTCAATCAAGTGACCCAGAGTTTGGAATGTTTCAGTCAACCACAACTCACCAGCAACTTTTAGCAGCCACCACCACTAGCGCTACTTTCTACAGCCAGCCATTGCACAACTTGCCACTAACTAATACTACAACTTATGCCAATACCCAGCTTGTCAGCAGTCAGTTATTGTCAGTGGTTGAACAGCAATCATCTGCTGATGATGAATTTGGAACGTTCCAGTCTAACAATGACCATAAAGTGTTGTCCACTAATGTTAGGAGTAGTCAGTCTACTCCACAAGCTAATAACCGTGATTCCTTTGGAGAGTTTGAGACATTTCAGTCTGCCACTAATGAACCCGTAATGGCCAGTAGTACTCAGCAACTAGTGTCCACTGTGTTAACATCTACTGTTATGCCTTACTGGAAGCGTAGCTTTCATTATATCCCCAGTCTTTACCATGATGTGTTTGTACTTTGTGAAACAGGAGATAGCCAGTTCTTGGATACCAAGCGTCTCTTCCCTGTTCTGTGTTCCAGTGGTCTACAGCGCTCATTATTAAGGGATATATGGTCTACTGTTAATAAGGTACAACCAGGGAAACTGACAAGAGAAGAACTCTATCAGGCTTTAGGCCTCATTGGATTAGTGCAG AGTGGAGTGCCTAATCCATCACTAGAAGAGTTGAACACAATTTCTGATCCACCGATTCCTAAACTTGTTTTGATGGCTGATCAACAATGG CAGAACAGTGCCCAACCTCAGCCCGAAGAGAGCCAAATGTCAGGCTTCAGTGCTGCTGTTGCCGTGGATACTGCAG CAGCTGGTAGTGATTCTAGTGATAAGTATGATGTGTTTAAGAACTTTTCATCAGACACTTCTCAGGCTACCCTCATTTCTAGTGGGACTGGACCACCAGTTG GTCTTACTGACATGACCgtcactactactgctactactactaaccAAGATCAAG CTGGTAGTGGTTCTGGTGACAAGTATGGTGTGTTTAAAAGCTTGTCAACTGATAATTCTCAGAGTACTCTCATTCCAAGTGAAACTGGTCCATCAGTGG GTCTTCTTCCTAATACAGCCATCACCAATATGATGACCACTACTCAAG GTGGTGGTGATTCTGGTGACAAGTATGACGTATTTAAGAACTTTTCATCATCAAACACTTCTCAGGGTAATCTTATTACTAATGAGGCTGGCCCACCAATAG GTCCTACCACTATGTGGTCCTCAAGTATCACAAGTAACATGAGTACTATCACTACGACTAGCCAAG CAATTGTCAGTGATCCTGGCAGTGCGTATGATACATTTCAGGCATTTTCTGGAGCTTCTCAAGCTACGTTTGCTCCCAGCAAGAGTAGTAATATACAAG AGCCAAGCAGCTTTTCTGCTGTCAATGCTGATGAGATGAAATCTACAATGACATCACTCTACACACAGCCAGCCACCCAACCTGCTACTGAAACTACCTTTGAATTTGGTGATTTCCAGGGCTCCTCTACTACAAGTGCTAAAAATACCAACACTACTACAACATGGCCAACTTCAAGTGCCACATTCAGCGAAGATGACAACTGGGCATCATTTGAAAGTGCTTTCCCTCCTACTAAACCCCCAGCTACATCAGTTGCACCAACTGCTTTTACCCAGAACTACACAAGTGCAGAGAACAGTACCACCACTATTACTACTACTGCAGCTGCTGTTAATTCCAGTGGTCCAGGGCAGTTTGCTGTATTTGATGAAATGATAATTCCTCCCACAGTAGACTCCAGTAAGGTGGACCATACCATTGGTGCTGATGATGGGGACAAATATGCTGCCTTTGCCTCACTAGTCACCACCACAACACACAGTGGAGAGGATAACGATGAGTTTGGTAACTTTGAAGGAAGTCAGCCAATAGCTACCAGTAATTCTGATGTTGTTAAAGTACAATACTTTACTACTCAA GTTGAAATATTTGAGAAGTGTTTACAAGCTTGTGACGACATCCTCAGCAATACTGCAGGAGTATTGACACAAGTTAAAGAACTCAGTGTTTTAAAGGAACTGTTCAGTTGTACACAAGGAAAAGAAAAAGCACAAG GTTACTTTGAGATCTACAAGCTTGCCAAGCGAGTAGCCTCCACAG CTGCTAAGTTGGATGGTGAGATATTTACTAACATCAAGAAGTCATGGAAAAAGATTGTACAAACATTTCCTCCTGGACTGTTG ACTAAACTATCAGCTGGTGGTAGCAGTCCTAGCGTCAAGTCACGTATGGCACACCAAGACCAGCAGTGTTCCATTTGTCTGTTTGGCAGCAAAGTATCAATTTCAGGTGATGCAGTGTATTACAGGGACCTGGTGACTGAAGGAGAGACATCTTACCACGTTGTGTGTGCTAACATGTGGTCTCATTTGGTAGATGGGAAACTGCCACTTGTTATGAAACATGAGTAA